Proteins encoded by one window of Luteitalea sp.:
- a CDS encoding helix-turn-helix domain-containing protein, whose protein sequence is MLYLSYTPRPPLSEFVERIWLAVDGQLPRKDRILPSGTIELVVNLREDRVRIDGATDSTRARMFSGVAVSGTYSGVFIVDAMQHAAMMGVHFRPGGAFVVLGVPSGDLTDMHVDLAALWGEAAARELRERLCAAATHRERFQLLEAVLVGRLRSTVRRHPVVPFALERFGPSGLGASVREAARQAGLSHRRFITVFTAEVGLTPKLFCRVLRFQRVHALAQRTGHIDWAQMALACGYFDQSHLANEFRTLSGLSPTEYLRDVQDTLNLLRNHIAIR, encoded by the coding sequence GTGCTGTACCTCTCCTACACCCCACGACCGCCACTGAGCGAGTTCGTGGAGCGGATCTGGCTGGCCGTCGACGGTCAGTTGCCACGCAAAGACCGAATCCTCCCGAGCGGGACGATCGAGCTCGTGGTCAATCTGCGCGAGGACCGTGTGCGGATTGATGGCGCGACTGATTCCACACGCGCCAGGATGTTTTCCGGCGTGGCCGTTTCCGGAACATATTCCGGAGTGTTTATCGTCGATGCGATGCAGCACGCGGCGATGATGGGCGTGCACTTCAGGCCGGGCGGTGCCTTTGTGGTCCTGGGAGTGCCGTCTGGTGACTTGACGGATATGCATGTCGATCTGGCGGCGCTCTGGGGCGAAGCCGCCGCTCGTGAGCTGCGCGAGCGCCTGTGCGCAGCCGCGACACATCGGGAGCGCTTCCAGCTCCTGGAAGCGGTGCTTGTCGGGCGACTCCGGTCGACCGTCCGGCGGCATCCCGTCGTTCCATTCGCGCTCGAGCGCTTCGGACCGAGCGGCTTGGGTGCGTCCGTTCGAGAGGCCGCACGGCAGGCAGGTCTCAGCCATCGGAGGTTCATTACTGTCTTCACCGCCGAAGTGGGTCTCACGCCGAAGCTGTTTTGCCGCGTTCTCCGCTTCCAGCGCGTCCATGCGCTGGCTCAACGGACAGGACATATCGACTGGGCCCAGATGGCCCTTGCCTGCGGGTATTTCGATCAATCACATCTGGCGAATGAGTTCCGCACGCTCTCAGGTCTGAGCCCGACGGAATATCTGCGGGACGTCCAGGACACACTCAACCTGTTGCGCAATCACATCGCGATCCGCTGA
- a CDS encoding VOC family protein → MIVRYIVNDVPASLEFYTKHLGFTVTRDASPGFALVARGPLRLALSGVTGPGGGARAMPDGRMPEPGGWNRIQIAIGDLAAEVARLRAAGLHFRNDIVRGTGGSQILLDDPSGNPIELFQA, encoded by the coding sequence GTGATCGTTCGCTACATCGTCAACGACGTGCCGGCCAGTCTGGAGTTTTATACGAAACACCTTGGATTCACGGTCACCCGCGATGCGAGTCCCGGCTTCGCCTTGGTGGCGCGAGGGCCGTTGCGGCTCGCGTTGAGTGGCGTGACGGGCCCGGGGGGCGGGGCGCGGGCGATGCCCGACGGGCGCATGCCCGAGCCCGGCGGATGGAACCGCATCCAGATTGCGATCGGCGACCTGGCCGCCGAGGTCGCGCGCCTGCGCGCAGCCGGCCTCCACTTCCGCAATGACATCGTGCGAGGGACTGGAGGCTCGCAGATTTTGCTGGATGACCCGTCGGGGAACCCGATTGAGCTGTTTCAAGCGTAG
- a CDS encoding TetR family transcriptional regulator, which yields MARLTRAASKPDRPYHHGNLRRALLDEALATIRAEGVDGLTLREIGARLGVSRTALYRHFADKRALLAAVAAEGFLTLRQQLVTAWEEGGRERAAFEAMGVAYVRFAVANPSHYRVMFGGFVDRKASEPELDAEAAGAFQALVDALAALQRDAAVRGDDTVTMARFVWAVVHGVAMLGIDGQLREPGGVEELMRYAIERLRTGVGVDTRPPHQNLRGTV from the coding sequence ATGGCGCGATTGACACGGGCGGCCAGCAAGCCGGACCGTCCCTACCATCACGGCAACCTCCGCCGCGCCCTCCTCGACGAGGCGCTCGCCACCATCCGCGCGGAAGGCGTCGACGGTCTGACCCTGCGCGAAATCGGGGCCCGGCTAGGCGTCTCGCGTACCGCGCTGTACCGACACTTCGCCGACAAGCGGGCGCTGCTCGCTGCCGTCGCCGCCGAAGGGTTCCTCACGCTGCGCCAGCAACTTGTCACAGCCTGGGAGGAAGGTGGCCGCGAACGCGCGGCGTTCGAGGCGATGGGGGTTGCCTACGTGCGCTTCGCGGTCGCCAACCCGTCGCACTATCGCGTGATGTTCGGCGGCTTCGTCGACCGGAAGGCGTCCGAGCCCGAACTGGACGCCGAGGCCGCGGGCGCCTTTCAGGCGCTCGTGGATGCCCTCGCCGCGCTGCAGCGTGACGCGGCCGTGCGGGGCGACGACACCGTGACGATGGCCAGGTTCGTCTGGGCGGTCGTGCATGGCGTAGCCATGCTGGGCATCGATGGCCAGCTGCGCGAGCCGGGTGGCGTCGAGGAGCTGATGCGATACGCGATCGAGCGGCTGCGGACCGGAGTCGGAGTCGACACTCGGCCTCCTCACCAGAACCTTCGCGGTACGGTCTAG
- a CDS encoding ribbon-helix-helix protein, CopG family, whose translation MVRTQVQLTDKQAEALRRRSKRENTSLAELVRQAIDAFTRTEPPSGRELRHRAIRAAGRFASGVHDTSSHHDETLVEAFQSR comes from the coding sequence ATGGTTCGAACACAGGTTCAGTTGACCGACAAGCAAGCAGAGGCGCTGCGTCGGCGATCGAAGCGCGAGAACACCTCCCTTGCCGAGCTTGTACGTCAGGCTATCGATGCGTTCACTCGCACGGAGCCGCCAAGCGGGCGGGAGCTTCGTCATCGCGCGATTCGCGCTGCTGGCCGGTTTGCGTCTGGCGTGCATGACACGTCGAGCCACCACGACGAGACGCTCGTGGAAGCCTTCCAGTCGCGATGA
- a CDS encoding PIN domain-containing protein: MILVDTSALYAVLDRDDQNHPVAKATWGRLLETDDTLLVTNYVVVETTALVQHRLGREAVRVLCGDILPALDVHWITEADHMHAQTALLATDRRRLSLVDCSSFHVMRNRVVRTAFAFDPHFREQGFDVLPGAIARGKEAAPTKSSE; this comes from the coding sequence ATGATCCTGGTCGATACGTCCGCGTTGTACGCCGTACTTGACCGCGATGACCAGAATCATCCTGTCGCTAAGGCCACGTGGGGCAGGTTACTCGAGACAGACGATACCCTGCTCGTAACCAACTATGTCGTCGTCGAGACGACTGCCCTTGTGCAGCATCGGCTCGGCAGGGAGGCAGTCCGAGTGCTGTGTGGGGACATCCTCCCCGCCCTCGACGTGCATTGGATTACCGAAGCCGATCATATGCACGCGCAGACTGCGCTGCTCGCGACCGATCGTCGAAGGCTGAGCCTCGTAGATTGCAGCAGTTTCCACGTCATGAGGAACCGCGTGGTGCGCACCGCGTTTGCCTTCGATCCACACTTTCGCGAGCAGGGCTTTGACGTCTTGCCCGGTGCCATCGCTCGCGGCAAAGAGGCGGCTCCAACCAAGTCCTCCGAGTAG
- a CDS encoding PIN domain-containing protein yields the protein MVLVDTSSWIHFLRPDGDAIVRGRVEAALHAGSARWCSLVRLELWNGAGGDREKRILRDFERHVPELGITPEVWNDAYELARRCRTAGVTVPATDLLIDACARCHGAALEHADGDFDQIAKVAPPDAARENAKSDQVEDET from the coding sequence ATGGTTCTGGTTGACACTTCCTCCTGGATTCACTTCCTGCGTCCCGATGGCGACGCCATTGTTCGCGGAAGGGTCGAGGCCGCGCTCCATGCCGGCTCTGCCCGCTGGTGCTCGCTCGTCCGACTGGAGCTCTGGAACGGCGCGGGCGGTGACCGCGAGAAGAGGATTCTGCGGGATTTCGAACGGCACGTCCCGGAACTCGGCATCACTCCAGAGGTCTGGAACGATGCGTACGAGTTAGCCCGGCGCTGCCGAACGGCCGGCGTGACCGTGCCGGCCACCGATCTGCTTATCGACGCCTGCGCACGGTGTCACGGCGCGGCGCTCGAACATGCCGACGGCGACTTCGACCAGATTGCGAAGGTCGCGCCGCCGGACGCTGCGCGGGAGAACGCCAAGAGCGATCAGGTTGAGGACGAGACGTAA
- a CDS encoding DUF2191 domain-containing protein gives MKTTVDIPDGELEDAMRFTRARTKREAIVTAITEFNRRRRMAELAKLAGTCPDLMTVDALQQMRRRA, from the coding sequence ATGAAGACCACAGTTGATATTCCTGATGGCGAGTTGGAGGATGCCATGCGGTTCACTCGGGCCCGGACCAAGCGTGAGGCGATCGTGACTGCCATTACGGAGTTCAACCGTCGTCGACGCATGGCCGAACTGGCGAAGTTGGCGGGAACGTGTCCCGACCTGATGACTGTCGACGCACTGCAGCAGATGCGTCGCCGAGCTTAG